Proteins encoded together in one Nocardioides marinisabuli window:
- a CDS encoding class I SAM-dependent methyltransferase, whose product MGPRSCRLCGADLRTTFVDLGMSPPCESYLAEEDLDRAEVFHPLHVRVCDECLLVQLPAYIPAEDIFSDYAYFSSYSDSWVRHCERFVETAVERLGLDGDSFVVEVASNDGYLLQHSIARGIRSLGIEPAANVAVAAEERGVPTEVLFLGEETGRKIADVHGRADLVVANNVFAHVPDIVDFSRGMRELVADDGRVSIEIPHLLRLVEGREFDTIYHEHYSYLSLLTTQRVLAAAGLTVVDVEELPTHGGSLRTWSARTGTAPDPSEAVARVLAEEARAGLHTLEGHAGFAASVAEVRDDFVEFLVDCRRRGRTVAAYGAPGKGNTLLNHCGVRADLLSFAVDRNPHKHGRFLPGTHIPVLPVEALAEARPDYVVIMPWNLRKEITAQLGYVGGWGGQLVVALPHLEVFQAGPA is encoded by the coding sequence ATGGGACCACGCAGCTGCCGGCTCTGCGGGGCGGACCTGAGGACCACCTTCGTGGACCTCGGGATGTCACCGCCGTGCGAGAGCTACCTGGCCGAGGAGGACCTGGACCGGGCGGAGGTCTTCCACCCGCTGCACGTGCGGGTCTGCGACGAGTGCCTGCTGGTCCAGCTGCCGGCCTACATCCCGGCCGAGGACATCTTCAGCGACTACGCCTACTTCTCGTCGTACTCCGACTCCTGGGTGCGCCACTGCGAGCGGTTCGTGGAGACCGCCGTGGAGCGGCTCGGGCTCGACGGCGACTCGTTCGTGGTCGAGGTCGCCAGCAACGACGGCTACCTGCTGCAGCACAGCATCGCGCGCGGCATCCGCTCGCTGGGCATCGAGCCGGCCGCCAACGTGGCCGTGGCCGCCGAGGAGCGCGGCGTGCCCACCGAGGTGCTCTTCCTGGGCGAGGAGACCGGTCGCAAGATCGCCGACGTGCACGGTCGCGCCGACCTCGTCGTGGCCAACAACGTCTTCGCCCACGTGCCCGACATCGTCGACTTCAGCCGCGGCATGCGCGAGCTGGTGGCCGACGACGGCCGGGTGAGCATCGAGATCCCGCACCTGCTGCGCCTGGTCGAGGGCCGCGAGTTCGACACGATCTACCACGAGCACTACTCCTACCTCTCGCTGCTGACGACGCAGCGGGTGCTCGCCGCGGCCGGGCTCACCGTCGTCGACGTCGAGGAGCTGCCCACCCACGGCGGGTCGCTGCGCACCTGGTCGGCGCGCACCGGGACCGCGCCGGACCCGTCCGAGGCGGTGGCCCGGGTGCTGGCCGAGGAGGCCCGTGCCGGGCTGCACACGCTCGAGGGGCACGCCGGCTTCGCGGCCTCGGTCGCCGAGGTGCGCGACGACTTCGTGGAGTTCCTCGTCGACTGCCGCCGGCGCGGGCGCACCGTGGCGGCGTACGGCGCTCCCGGCAAGGGCAACACCCTGCTCAACCACTGCGGCGTCCGGGCCGACCTGCTGTCCTTCGCGGTCGACCGCAACCCGCACAAGCACGGCAGGTTCCTGCCGGGCACCCACATCCCGGTGCTGCCGGTCGAGGCGCTGGCCGAGGCCCGCCCCGACTACGTGGTGATCATGCCGTGGAACCTCCGCAAGGAGATCACGGCCCAGCTCGGCTACGTGGGCGGGTGGGGCGGCCAGCTGGTCGTGGCCCTGCCGCACCTCGAGGTCTTCCAGGCCGGACCGGCCTGA
- a CDS encoding glycosyltransferase family 4 protein, with the protein MSPEVLVATVMRREGGSGVQTHVRTLVEHLEAAGSPVRVVSPFEAGSPLVRPVFAVRLALRPVSGAAGVWWYRYWHTAFLRAALGPALAAAREAAAVPPVVYAQCPGSALAALEVRDRLGASSGGRSPVVMAAHFNVSEADEWAGKGEIRPGGRLFRAIRDLEARVLPRLDGLVFVSEAARRDCLARVPAAAAVPSVVVPNAVPAAAPSPSAGPLRDLVTVGSLEPRKNQGYLLEVVAEARRRGRRCTLTVVGDGPQRRELERRAVALGVEDDVQLVGHRSDVPAWLGRHRVYCHTALTESFGIVLAEAMRAGLPVLAGAVGGIPEVVRDGVEGRHWPLDDVATATDLLLGLLDDDDARRRMGRAGSQRAADVLGADVVCPRLLGFLASLSARGAPAPAGGGPR; encoded by the coding sequence GTGTCGCCTGAGGTGCTGGTCGCCACGGTGATGCGTCGCGAGGGCGGCAGCGGGGTGCAGACCCACGTGCGCACCCTGGTCGAGCACCTGGAGGCGGCGGGGTCGCCGGTGCGTGTGGTGAGCCCGTTCGAGGCCGGGTCGCCGCTGGTGCGACCCGTCTTCGCGGTGCGCCTGGCGCTGCGGCCTGTCTCGGGGGCCGCCGGCGTGTGGTGGTACCGGTACTGGCACACCGCCTTCCTGCGTGCGGCGCTGGGCCCCGCCCTGGCCGCGGCGCGCGAGGCTGCTGCGGTCCCGCCGGTGGTCTACGCCCAGTGCCCGGGCTCGGCGCTCGCGGCGCTCGAGGTGCGCGACCGGCTGGGTGCCTCGTCGGGCGGTCGGTCGCCGGTGGTGATGGCGGCCCACTTCAACGTCTCGGAGGCCGACGAGTGGGCCGGGAAGGGCGAGATCCGGCCCGGCGGACGGCTCTTCCGCGCCATCCGCGACCTGGAGGCCCGGGTGCTGCCGCGGCTCGACGGCCTCGTCTTCGTCTCCGAGGCGGCCCGGCGCGACTGCCTGGCGCGGGTGCCGGCGGCGGCCGCGGTGCCCTCGGTGGTGGTGCCCAACGCCGTGCCCGCCGCGGCGCCGTCCCCGTCAGCGGGGCCGCTGCGCGACCTGGTCACCGTCGGGTCGCTGGAGCCGCGCAAGAACCAGGGCTACCTGCTCGAGGTCGTCGCCGAGGCCCGCCGGCGCGGCCGGCGCTGCACCCTGACCGTGGTCGGCGACGGGCCGCAGCGGCGCGAGCTCGAGCGCCGCGCCGTGGCCCTGGGCGTCGAGGACGACGTGCAGCTCGTCGGGCACCGCAGCGACGTGCCCGCCTGGCTGGGTCGGCACCGCGTCTACTGCCACACCGCGCTGACCGAGTCGTTCGGCATCGTGCTGGCCGAGGCGATGCGCGCCGGCCTGCCCGTGCTCGCCGGCGCGGTCGGCGGCATCCCCGAGGTGGTGCGCGACGGCGTGGAGGGGCGGCACTGGCCGCTCGACGACGTCGCCACCGCCACCGACCTGCTGCTCGGGCTGCTCGACGACGACGACGCCCGCCGACGGATGGGTCGGGCGGGATCGCAGCGGGCCGCGGACGTGCTCGGCGCCGACGTGGTGTGCCCCCGGCTGCTGGGCTTCCTGGCCTCGCTCAGCGCGCGGGGAGCGCCGGCCCCAGCAGGTGGCGGACCTCGCTGA
- a CDS encoding polysaccharide pyruvyl transferase family protein, with the protein MSGPRIGLLGRLGSGNLGNDASLEVVLDLVRRRRPDARVGVMCSGPRVVSERYAVPAVALHHSAGHGPAAWRVLVGVVVDAVRVSAWVRRQDVVIVPGMGTLESTLHERAWQMPWTLFVMALSGRLWHTRVALVGVGAGAVPEPVQRWLLVAAARMAGFRSFRDEQSREEMQRMGLRSHDPVVPDVVLALPVPERPAPPARSVGVGVMAWSGTNGERGRAAELAAAYVVEMGRVVSLLLERGFAVSLLVGDDDDVPVARRVAAIVGEDRVTLVLPTTPAELVEAVASVEVVVATRYHNVVGALRCATPVVALCYAPKHHALMAMMGVGELCHDLRGLDAGRLVDQVEDVHARRQAVRAGLVRRLEEVRPVLEEHLGAVAGRVLRAAPEVPA; encoded by the coding sequence GTGAGCGGCCCCCGGATCGGTCTCCTGGGCCGGCTCGGGTCGGGCAACCTGGGCAACGACGCGAGTCTCGAGGTGGTGCTGGACCTGGTGCGCCGCCGGCGGCCCGACGCCCGGGTCGGGGTGATGTGCTCGGGGCCCCGGGTGGTCTCCGAGCGGTACGCCGTGCCCGCCGTCGCCCTGCACCACTCGGCCGGCCACGGCCCGGCGGCGTGGCGGGTGCTCGTGGGGGTCGTCGTCGACGCCGTGCGCGTCAGCGCCTGGGTGCGCCGGCAGGACGTCGTCATCGTGCCCGGCATGGGCACCCTCGAGTCGACGCTGCACGAGCGTGCCTGGCAGATGCCCTGGACGCTCTTCGTGATGGCGCTCAGCGGACGGCTGTGGCACACACGGGTCGCCCTCGTCGGGGTCGGGGCCGGCGCCGTGCCCGAACCCGTCCAGCGCTGGCTCCTGGTCGCGGCGGCGCGGATGGCGGGCTTCCGCTCCTTCCGCGACGAGCAGTCGCGCGAGGAGATGCAGCGCATGGGCCTGCGCAGCCACGACCCGGTCGTGCCCGACGTGGTGCTGGCCCTGCCCGTGCCCGAGCGGCCCGCGCCACCGGCGCGCAGCGTGGGCGTCGGGGTGATGGCGTGGTCGGGCACCAACGGCGAGCGCGGGCGCGCTGCCGAGCTGGCGGCGGCGTACGTCGTCGAGATGGGTCGCGTCGTGTCCCTGCTGCTCGAGCGCGGCTTCGCGGTGAGCCTGCTGGTCGGTGACGACGACGACGTGCCCGTGGCCAGGCGGGTGGCCGCCATCGTCGGCGAGGACCGGGTCACGCTGGTGCTGCCGACCACCCCGGCCGAGCTGGTCGAGGCGGTCGCGTCGGTCGAGGTCGTGGTGGCCACCCGCTACCACAACGTCGTCGGCGCGCTGCGCTGCGCGACCCCGGTCGTGGCCCTGTGCTACGCCCCCAAGCACCACGCGCTGATGGCCATGATGGGGGTCGGGGAGCTCTGCCACGACCTGCGCGGCCTCGACGCGGGGCGCCTGGTCGACCAGGTCGAGGACGTGCACGCGCGGCGCCAGGCGGTCCGGGCCGGGCTGGTGCGCCGGCTCGAGGAGGTCCGCCCGGTGCTCGAGGAGCACCTCGGCGCGGTGGCCGGTCGCGTCCTGCGCGCCGCCCCGGAGGTCCCGGCATGA
- a CDS encoding PIG-L deacetylase family protein: protein MLELDIGAGALEVVCLGAHPDDIEIGCGGTLLRLAQRPGTTVGALVLTGTPDRVRESEKALEQLCPGTRPACAGLPDGRLPEHWGEVKQALEDLAAERSPHVVLAPRADDAHQDHRLLGQLVSTVWRDALVLHYEIPKWDADLRPPTHYVPLDEATARRKFEVLDSCFPSQHGRDWWDEETFLGLMRLRGVECRARYAEGFHAAKVLLGLGAPAREAAS from the coding sequence GTGCTGGAGCTGGACATCGGGGCAGGAGCGCTGGAGGTGGTGTGCCTCGGTGCGCACCCCGACGACATCGAGATCGGGTGCGGGGGGACGCTGCTGCGCCTCGCCCAGCGCCCGGGCACCACGGTCGGCGCGCTCGTGCTCACCGGCACGCCCGACCGGGTGCGCGAGTCGGAGAAGGCGCTGGAGCAGCTGTGCCCAGGCACCCGGCCGGCCTGCGCGGGCCTGCCCGACGGGCGGCTCCCCGAGCACTGGGGCGAGGTCAAGCAGGCGCTCGAGGACCTCGCCGCCGAGCGGAGCCCGCACGTGGTGCTGGCGCCGCGGGCCGACGACGCCCACCAGGACCACCGGCTGCTGGGGCAGCTGGTGAGCACGGTGTGGCGCGACGCGCTGGTGCTGCACTACGAGATCCCCAAGTGGGACGCCGACCTGCGACCGCCCACCCACTACGTGCCCCTCGACGAGGCGACCGCCCGGCGCAAGTTCGAGGTGCTGGACAGCTGCTTCCCCAGCCAGCACGGTCGCGACTGGTGGGACGAGGAGACCTTCCTGGGCCTGATGCGGCTGCGCGGCGTGGAGTGCCGGGCCCGGTACGCCGAGGGCTTCCACGCCGCGAAGGTGCTGCTCGGTCTCGGGGCACCCGCCCGGGAGGCCGCCTCGTGA
- a CDS encoding glycosyltransferase family 2 protein: MSIGLPVYNGADYLAQSLDALLGQTYEDLEVVVSSNASDDGTDELLHEYAARDPRVRVERLPRNVGAAANHDVVLRRARGELFKWASADDLYAADLVEQCVRLLDEHPDALLAHSWTAAVDEAGTVVQAHEYPLLTNSRQASRRFRSMLLDGDHMPGALRSDDFYGLVRADVLRRVRPHDSFYRADHVFVSELVLHGRFVQVPDWLYFRRHHSGRLSHDEATVRSWCASLDPRREDRLRHPTARLVGEMVTGYVGAVQRSPLDAAEKRACLRALAQWGASRAARRLGGGDPGVPAEEYDVAPQRRDLAARVVAGQAAHP; this comes from the coding sequence GTGAGCATCGGGCTGCCGGTCTACAACGGCGCCGACTACCTGGCCCAGTCCCTCGACGCCCTGCTCGGGCAGACCTACGAGGACCTCGAGGTCGTGGTCTCCAGCAACGCCTCGGACGACGGCACCGACGAGCTGCTGCACGAGTACGCCGCCCGCGACCCGCGGGTGCGGGTCGAGCGGCTGCCGCGCAACGTGGGCGCGGCGGCCAACCACGACGTCGTGCTGCGCCGCGCGCGCGGCGAGCTCTTCAAGTGGGCCTCGGCCGACGACCTCTACGCCGCCGACCTCGTCGAGCAGTGCGTGCGGCTGCTCGACGAGCACCCCGACGCGCTGCTGGCGCACTCGTGGACGGCGGCGGTCGACGAGGCCGGCACGGTGGTCCAGGCCCACGAGTACCCGCTGCTCACCAACTCCCGGCAGGCCTCGCGCCGCTTCCGCAGCATGCTCCTCGACGGCGACCACATGCCCGGCGCCCTGCGCTCGGACGACTTCTACGGCCTGGTGCGTGCCGACGTGCTGCGGCGGGTGCGTCCGCACGACAGCTTCTACCGCGCCGACCACGTGTTCGTCAGCGAGCTGGTGCTGCACGGCCGCTTCGTGCAGGTGCCCGACTGGCTGTACTTCCGACGCCACCACAGCGGCCGTCTCTCCCACGACGAGGCGACGGTGCGCTCGTGGTGCGCCTCCCTCGACCCGCGGCGCGAGGACCGGCTGCGCCACCCCACCGCGCGGCTGGTCGGCGAGATGGTCACCGGCTACGTGGGCGCGGTGCAGCGCTCGCCGCTGGACGCCGCCGAGAAGCGCGCCTGCCTGCGCGCCCTGGCGCAGTGGGGCGCCTCGCGCGCCGCGCGCCGGCTCGGGGGCGGCGACCCGGGCGTCCCCGCCGAGGAGTACGACGTCGCGCCGCAGCGTCGCGACCTGGCGGCCCGGGTGGTGGCCGGCCAGGCGGCGCACCCGTGA
- the rfbC gene encoding dTDP-4-dehydrorhamnose 3,5-epimerase, with protein MQVTRSRIAGVLVMESEPVLDERGWFVRTFDADVAREHGVRAEDFVQDSVSRSHRGVVRGLHVRTGRGEAKLVRCSRGALLDVVVDLRPGSPTYGEWEGFELTEESQRSVYIPAGCAHGFQSLREPSDTSYRIDRPHDPAESLAIAHDDPDLAVAWPLPVTCLSAGDRAARPLSEVRHLLGPALPAR; from the coding sequence GTGCAGGTGACACGGTCCCGGATCGCGGGGGTGCTGGTGATGGAGTCCGAGCCGGTGCTCGACGAGCGCGGCTGGTTCGTGCGCACCTTCGACGCCGACGTGGCGCGCGAGCACGGCGTGCGCGCCGAGGACTTCGTGCAGGACAGCGTCTCGCGCTCGCACCGCGGCGTGGTGAGAGGGCTGCACGTGCGCACCGGTCGCGGCGAGGCCAAGCTGGTGCGCTGCTCGCGCGGTGCGCTGCTCGACGTGGTGGTCGACCTGCGCCCCGGCTCGCCGACGTACGGCGAGTGGGAGGGCTTCGAGCTCACCGAGGAGTCGCAGCGCTCGGTCTACATCCCGGCCGGCTGCGCCCACGGGTTCCAGTCGCTGCGCGAGCCGTCGGACACCTCCTACCGCATCGACCGCCCCCACGACCCGGCCGAGTCGCTGGCGATCGCGCACGACGACCCCGACCTGGCGGTCGCCTGGCCGCTGCCGGTCACCTGCCTGTCGGCGGGCGACCGGGCGGCCCGGCCGCTCAGCGAGGTCCGCCACCTGCTGGGGCCGGCGCTCCCCGCGCGCTGA
- a CDS encoding glutamate-1-semialdehyde 2,1-aminomutase, whose product MTRDFSRSLRAQARLHELVPGGAHTYARGSDQYPERMAPVIARGSGARVEDLDGNVFVEFGMGLRSVTLGHGFAPVVDAVCRAVRDGVSFTRPSIWELRAAERFLEQVPGADMVKFAKNGSDVTTAAVRLARAATGRPLVAVCRTQPFFSTADWFIGSTAMPHGVLPAHREETVGFDYNDLDSLRALLDEHPGRVACVVMEPGSAAAEPDPGFLEGVRRLADDDGFVLVFDEIICGMRWSRHGAQHVYGVRPDLSCWGKALGNGFPVAALAGRRELMELGGLSTEAERVFLVSTTNGAETGGLAAYLAVDDEYARRDVVGEMVERGSRLAAAVRQEVAEAGLGEHLVLHGRPASMVFATLDAQGRPCQAMRTLFLQELLRHGVLAQSFVVSAAHTDDDLDLAAGAVRHALPVYARALEQGGVDGLLDGRPVAPALRPLAAPRRLG is encoded by the coding sequence GTGACCCGCGACTTCAGCCGGTCGTTGCGCGCCCAGGCCCGCCTGCACGAGCTGGTGCCCGGTGGTGCGCACACCTACGCCCGGGGCAGCGACCAGTACCCCGAGCGGATGGCGCCGGTGATCGCGCGCGGGTCCGGCGCCCGGGTCGAGGACCTCGACGGCAACGTCTTCGTGGAGTTCGGCATGGGCCTGCGCTCGGTCACCCTGGGCCACGGCTTCGCCCCCGTGGTCGACGCGGTGTGCCGGGCCGTGCGCGACGGGGTCAGCTTCACCCGGCCCTCGATCTGGGAGCTGCGGGCCGCGGAGCGCTTCCTCGAGCAGGTGCCCGGCGCCGACATGGTGAAGTTCGCAAAGAACGGCTCCGACGTCACCACCGCGGCGGTGCGCCTGGCCCGCGCGGCCACCGGCCGCCCGCTGGTGGCGGTCTGCCGCACCCAGCCCTTCTTCTCCACCGCCGACTGGTTCATCGGCTCGACCGCGATGCCCCACGGCGTGCTCCCGGCCCACCGCGAGGAGACCGTCGGCTTCGACTACAACGACCTCGACTCGCTGCGCGCGCTGCTCGACGAGCACCCGGGCCGGGTCGCCTGCGTGGTGATGGAGCCGGGCTCCGCGGCCGCCGAGCCCGACCCCGGCTTCCTCGAGGGCGTACGACGCCTGGCCGACGACGACGGGTTCGTGCTGGTCTTCGACGAGATCATCTGCGGCATGCGCTGGTCGCGCCACGGCGCGCAGCACGTGTACGGCGTGCGCCCCGACCTGTCGTGCTGGGGCAAGGCGCTGGGCAACGGGTTCCCGGTCGCGGCCCTGGCCGGGCGCCGTGAGCTGATGGAGCTCGGCGGCCTGAGCACCGAGGCCGAGCGGGTCTTCCTGGTCTCGACCACGAACGGCGCCGAGACCGGCGGGCTGGCGGCGTACCTGGCCGTGGACGACGAGTACGCCCGCCGCGACGTGGTGGGCGAGATGGTCGAGCGGGGCAGCCGCCTGGCAGCAGCGGTGCGCCAGGAGGTGGCCGAGGCGGGCCTGGGTGAGCACCTGGTGCTGCACGGCAGGCCCGCCTCGATGGTCTTCGCCACCCTCGACGCCCAGGGGCGGCCCTGCCAGGCGATGCGCACCCTGTTCCTGCAGGAGCTGCTGCGCCACGGCGTGCTGGCCCAGTCGTTCGTGGTCTCGGCGGCGCACACCGACGACGACCTCGACCTCGCGGCCGGGGCGGTGCGCCACGCGCTGCCGGTCTACGCCCGGGCCCTGGAGCAGGGCGGCGTCGACGGCCTGCTCGACGGCCGACCGGTGGCGCCGGCGCTGCGCCCGCTCGCGGCCCCGCGCCGGCTCGGCTGA
- a CDS encoding right-handed parallel beta-helix repeat-containing protein translates to MPPGLRISRPGLPMLGWVGLVLVLVAALAAVRTAPAGSSADDAGPSGGPGAAPTARAEAPREPPAPVCGSDSLYGPAEPPDGAVVVEPDDDLPLVVSESPPGTTFWLAPGRHRLGETAYDSVRPHDGDTFIGAPGAVLDGAGTNLYAFTGAAADVRVAHLTVEGFGGRLDNRNQGVVNHDSAPGWVVEHSTLRRNGGAGVFLGSGAVVRHNCLTENGQYGFSAFSPGGPRDVVLHHNEISHNNTADWERRIPTCGCTGGGKFWATTQAVITDNWVHHNTGPGLWADNNNTGFTIEGNLVEHNDAEGLVYETSYNAAIVGNAFVGNGTVKGPRNPGFPTPAIYVSESGADPRAGRLHGEALVISGNRFTDNWGGVAVWENADRYAGSPANPTQDGTLVNPEVATFETCADPDLIGEDPYYDDCRWKSQHVHVHDNLFELDPTALGPQCTPEKICGVNGAFSNFGTYPPHSPFQGTVVETAVTLEQDNRWWDNTYRGPWLFMAMEAGRFVTWAQWRSEPYLQDAGSSTE, encoded by the coding sequence GTGCCCCCAGGTCTGCGAATCTCCCGCCCCGGTCTGCCGATGCTGGGCTGGGTCGGGCTCGTCCTCGTGCTGGTCGCCGCGCTGGCGGCGGTGCGCACCGCGCCCGCCGGCTCCAGCGCCGACGACGCAGGCCCGAGCGGGGGGCCCGGAGCGGCGCCGACCGCCCGCGCCGAGGCACCACGGGAGCCGCCGGCCCCCGTGTGCGGGTCGGACTCCCTCTACGGGCCCGCCGAGCCCCCGGACGGCGCCGTGGTCGTCGAGCCCGACGACGACCTGCCCCTGGTGGTCAGCGAGTCTCCGCCGGGCACCACGTTCTGGCTGGCCCCGGGGCGCCACCGCCTCGGCGAGACGGCGTACGACTCGGTGCGCCCGCACGACGGCGACACCTTCATCGGTGCACCCGGCGCGGTCCTCGACGGCGCGGGCACCAACCTCTACGCCTTCACCGGCGCCGCCGCCGACGTCCGCGTCGCGCACCTGACCGTCGAGGGGTTCGGCGGGCGGCTCGACAACCGCAACCAGGGCGTCGTCAACCACGACAGCGCCCCGGGCTGGGTCGTCGAGCACAGCACCCTGCGCCGCAACGGCGGGGCCGGGGTCTTCCTCGGCAGCGGCGCCGTGGTGCGCCACAACTGCCTGACCGAGAACGGTCAGTACGGCTTCAGCGCCTTCTCGCCCGGGGGCCCGCGCGACGTGGTCCTGCACCACAACGAGATCAGCCACAACAACACCGCCGACTGGGAGCGCCGCATCCCGACCTGCGGGTGTACCGGCGGCGGCAAGTTCTGGGCCACCACGCAGGCGGTGATCACCGACAACTGGGTGCACCACAACACCGGCCCCGGCCTGTGGGCCGACAACAACAACACCGGCTTCACCATCGAGGGCAACCTGGTCGAGCACAACGACGCCGAGGGCCTGGTCTACGAGACCAGCTACAACGCCGCGATCGTCGGCAACGCCTTCGTCGGCAACGGCACCGTCAAGGGGCCGCGCAACCCCGGCTTCCCGACACCCGCGATCTACGTCTCGGAGTCGGGCGCCGACCCGCGCGCGGGCCGGCTGCACGGCGAGGCCCTGGTGATCAGCGGCAACCGCTTCACCGACAACTGGGGCGGGGTGGCGGTCTGGGAGAACGCCGACCGGTACGCCGGCTCGCCGGCCAACCCGACCCAGGACGGCACCCTGGTCAACCCCGAGGTCGCGACCTTCGAGACCTGCGCCGACCCCGACCTGATCGGCGAGGACCCCTACTACGACGACTGCCGCTGGAAGTCCCAGCACGTCCACGTGCACGACAACCTCTTCGAGCTCGACCCCACGGCCCTGGGGCCCCAGTGCACGCCGGAGAAGATCTGCGGGGTCAACGGCGCCTTCTCCAACTTCGGCACCTATCCCCCGCACTCGCCCTTCCAGGGCACCGTCGTCGAGACCGCGGTGACCCTCGAGCAGGACAACCGCTGGTGGGACAACACCTACCGCGGCCCGTGGCTCTTCATGGCCATGGAGGCCGGCCGCTTCGTGACCTGGGCGCAGTGGCGCAGCGAGCCCTACCTCCAGGACGCCGGCAGCAGCACCGAGTAG
- a CDS encoding sugar phosphate nucleotidyltransferase, protein MKVVLFCGGLGMRMRADNQSLPKPMMPIGSRPVLWHVMRYYAYFGHTEFVLCLGHGAQAVKDYFLNYQETASNDFVLTKGGSYIEMLGTDISDWTISFIDTGMDTAIGERLRRVRPYLEGDGTFLANYGDVLTDAPMDELVAQFEASDAVAQMLAVKPQDSFHVVDVDAAGQVSGLVPVADMSLCINGGYFVLSQGIFDYLEEGDDLVMDGCVRAARDGKVRAVRYDGFWAPMDTLKERTALEDKYRHGISPWALWRDRPVQPGHPVTPVAL, encoded by the coding sequence ATGAAGGTGGTCCTTTTCTGCGGCGGGCTCGGCATGCGCATGCGCGCCGACAACCAGTCGCTGCCCAAGCCGATGATGCCCATCGGGAGCAGGCCGGTGCTGTGGCACGTGATGCGCTACTACGCCTACTTCGGCCACACCGAGTTCGTGCTGTGCCTGGGGCACGGGGCCCAGGCGGTGAAGGACTACTTCCTGAACTACCAGGAGACCGCCTCCAACGACTTCGTGCTCACCAAGGGCGGCTCCTACATCGAGATGCTCGGCACCGACATCAGCGACTGGACCATCAGCTTCATCGACACCGGCATGGACACCGCGATCGGTGAGCGCCTGCGCCGCGTGCGCCCCTACCTGGAGGGCGACGGCACCTTCCTGGCCAACTACGGCGACGTGCTGACCGACGCCCCGATGGACGAGCTGGTCGCCCAGTTCGAGGCCAGCGACGCCGTGGCCCAGATGCTCGCGGTCAAGCCCCAGGACTCCTTCCACGTCGTCGACGTCGACGCGGCCGGCCAGGTCTCCGGCCTGGTGCCGGTCGCCGACATGTCGCTGTGCATCAACGGCGGCTACTTCGTGCTGAGCCAGGGCATCTTCGACTACCTCGAGGAGGGCGACGACCTCGTCATGGACGGGTGCGTGCGCGCTGCTCGCGACGGCAAGGTGCGCGCGGTGCGCTACGACGGCTTCTGGGCGCCCATGGACACCCTCAAGGAGCGCACCGCCCTGGAGGACAAGTACCGCCACGGGATCAGCCCCTGGGCGCTGTGGCGCGACCGCCCCGTCCAGCCCGGGCACCCGGTCACCCCCGTCGCCCTCTGA
- the rfbG gene encoding CDP-glucose 4,6-dehydratase: protein MDPAHWRDRDVLVTGHTGFKGAWLSRLLHRLGARVHGYALATPEHFLHTRARCAEDLASEHVGDIRDTAALTAALEASGAGTVLHLAAQSVVRESYRDPRETFSSNVEGTLSVLEAVLAVPRVRSCVVVTTDKVYRNNEWHWGYREVEPLGGDDPYSASKACAELLTHSMVASFPRDGLGVATARAGNVVGGGDATPDALVPELVARFAAGEPARLRRPDAVRPWQHVLEPLSGYLTVAEHLPGRAHDRGWNFGPSSADTLSVADVADLMARQWGGGASWSSTGDPGPHEAGLLALDSTLARTELGWRPVLRAQEAVALTVDWEQSVARGEAPREALDRQVECYLERHAETQRR from the coding sequence ATGGACCCAGCCCACTGGAGGGACCGGGACGTGCTCGTCACCGGCCACACCGGCTTCAAGGGCGCCTGGCTCAGCCGCCTGCTGCACCGCCTGGGTGCGCGGGTGCACGGCTACGCTCTGGCCACGCCCGAGCACTTCCTGCACACCCGCGCGCGCTGCGCCGAGGACCTCGCCTCCGAGCACGTCGGCGACATCCGCGACACCGCCGCCCTGACCGCCGCCCTCGAGGCCTCCGGCGCCGGGACCGTGCTGCACCTGGCCGCCCAGTCGGTGGTGCGCGAGTCCTACCGCGACCCGCGCGAGACGTTCTCCAGCAACGTCGAGGGCACCCTGTCGGTCCTGGAGGCCGTGCTCGCGGTGCCCCGCGTGCGCAGCTGCGTCGTGGTCACCACCGACAAGGTCTACCGCAACAACGAGTGGCACTGGGGCTACCGCGAGGTCGAGCCTCTCGGCGGCGACGACCCCTACAGCGCCAGCAAGGCCTGCGCCGAGCTGCTGACCCACTCCATGGTCGCCTCCTTCCCCCGCGACGGGCTGGGCGTGGCCACCGCGCGCGCCGGCAACGTGGTGGGCGGGGGTGACGCCACCCCCGACGCCCTGGTGCCCGAGCTGGTCGCACGGTTCGCGGCCGGCGAGCCCGCCCGGCTGCGGCGACCGGACGCCGTACGGCCGTGGCAGCACGTGCTCGAGCCGCTCAGCGGCTACCTCACCGTCGCCGAGCACCTGCCCGGCCGCGCGCACGACCGCGGCTGGAACTTCGGACCGTCGTCGGCCGACACGCTCAGCGTCGCCGACGTCGCCGACCTGATGGCACGCCAGTGGGGCGGCGGGGCGAGCTGGAGCTCGACCGGCGACCCGGGCCCGCACGAGGCCGGCCTGCTCGCCCTCGACTCCACGCTGGCGCGCACCGAGCTGGGCTGGCGCCCGGTGCTGCGCGCCCAGGAGGCCGTCGCCCTCACCGTCGACTGGGAGCAGTCGGTGGCCCGCGGCGAGGCGCCCCGCGAGGCCCTGGACCGCCAGGTCGAGTGCTACCTCGAGCGGCACGCCGAGACCCAGCGGCGCTGA